The DNA window ttcatataaataatataaTTTAATATTGTATGGTTAACAAACTCATAGCTTATATTTTTAAACTGATATTTGGTTTGTGGTTAGTCACAATTTATATATTGATGATTTTATGATTTTATCTTGATCATAGCATTAAAACTACACAAAACCTTTATATTTATAAAAAAACATGTCATATTAATCTTGTCTAAAGGAAAATTCGATGGCATACACTTACCTATATGAAATTTAACAAACTTTTATAATTTTATTACCTCTTAGTTAGTTGGCAATAGTTATTGAAATTTTAGCAAAGTTGTTTACTCTTTTTTTAATATCATCTTGCCAGCACTTGGTTGAAAACATTAAAAGACAACAATAAAGGTATAAATGTGCAATCAAATGTTTAGATGAAACTCtctatatatttatattatgAATATAAATATCTTGTAGAGCTTATGTGTGGTGTGGTTTAAAATGGTCTTTCCAAATTCATCCAAATACAAACCAAAATAGTGAATATATGCAGTGATAACATTGAAATTTGCGTGAACAAAAGGAAAATTGGAAGAAGAGGAAGCTTTGCACGAGCCGCTCAGCCGAACGGCACGGCAGGAATGCGTCCGTTCCAGGCTTCCGGGCTCCGGCAATCATCCAACCCGTGTACAGCAAGCGAAAGCGAAGCGAAGCCCTCCCCACGAACGAAACCTTCAACTTGCCTTTCCCGAGACTGCTCTCCGCGGCCAAATCCACCACGACCTCCCTCCCCGCCTCTCCAATCCGATCCGATCCAAACCCCCATGGATTTTTTCAAGTCCATCCTCGCCGAGCCCGATCCGGAcccgacctccccgccgccaGAGCAGGACCCTGAGTCCGCTCCCGCCGGatccgcctcctccgcgcccgccgctcccgctcccgctggcggcggcggcggcgggtggggcTTCGGCGGGCTGCTCAAGACGCTCACCTCGCAGTCCGAGACCGTGCTGGAGACCTACCGCCGCGACCTCGCCGAGTTCGGCACCGGCCTGCGCCGCGAGACCGAGGTGCTCCGcgaggccgccgcccgcgccgcgcgggaCCTCCCGTCCTCCGCGCACGCGCTCGACGGGCTCGCGGACATCGTCGCGCAGGGCAAGGACGCGCTCTCccaggtcgccgccgccgcggctgcccCAGTCTCCGCGCACTCTGACGGCGGCGAGTCGGAGCAAAGCTCCGCCGCCGGGGCCCACGTCCGGTACAGCCGCTTCGAGGCGCAGCTGCGGGCGCTCCAGGCGGATCCGGCCACCTTCACCGCCGATCCCGAGGATGCAGAGGACTTCGCGGCTTGGAGTAAAGGGTTTAGTTTGGATGAGAGGAAGGACGATATCGAGGCCTTGTGCTACGATAGCGACGCGCTGGAAGCCATGGTCGACAGGCTAGTGCCGGAAACCGTGGAGAGCGAGGTATTCTGGGCGAGGTACTTCTACCGTGTCCATAAGCTGAAGCAGCAGGAGGACGCGAGGGCGAAGCTCGTGCAGCGTGTGATTGCtcaggaggaagacgaggatTTGAGCTGGGAAGTggatgatgaggatgaggaggaagagcagCAGAAAGAGGCTGCAAAAGAGCCAGTAGCAAGGCAACAAGAGGCGACCAAAGAAGTGAATCATGAAGTGGAAGCGAAGGAAAATGAGAGAATGCTGGAAGAACCGGCTACTTTGGAGGGGGAACATAAGAATGCTGATGAGCCCCAACCAGTGGTTTTAGGTAGCTCTTTGGTGGTAGTGGATGAGGAAGAGAAGGAAGGGCACTCCAAGTCGAATGTTGAAGAATCAGGTGACAAGAAAGAAGCGGCAAAGCATGAGACCAGTGATTCAAGCAAGGATAGTGATTACTCCATAGTGTCTAGACAACGAACGATGGAGGAAGAGGATCTTGAATGGGATGAGATTGAGGATCTTGGAGAGCATGAAGAAAAGAAGGGTAGCACCCACGACCCAAGCCCTGCTCTGAAGGAGGAGTTGAGAAAGAGGCTGAGTGTAGCTGAAGATGATGAGGATTTGAGTTGGGATATCGAGGATGACGATGATAAGTCTTGAATACTCATGAATGCTGGTATGGAAGTGTCAATTGTATTTCTACATTTCTTACCTTTCATTACTCAAGAAAATACTGTGATTCAGCCAATAAATATTGGTTAATTGCACTGCTTATGCTATGGATATGTGTGTAAACTGTAAACACTCTAGTTCGATGATATCAAGTGGCAATTGGCTAAAAGCGTCAATCTACTCTGTTGTCTCTGTGGTGTTGTAAATATGTTGAGTTTATTTGACTGCTGTGTTATACTGTTGTTTGGAAACGTACATTGTCTGTGCCAGAATTTGGAACGGGCTTTGGACAATTTCTTTCAGAAAGAACTACCAGTAATGTGATATTCACTGGTAGCTAGTAATGTGATATTCATAGATATTGGAGATAACCTTTTCCTGATGTTGGTTCTCATGCATAAGTCATCAAGCTTTTATCCAGTAGCTGCAGATGCTGGACATAAATAATGACTGTCTTTACAGTAGCTTACATTTCATATTGTCTTTTTGTTCGGTGATTAGTGGAAACAGCAAACATTGACATCTTCATACTGATTCATTTACAAAGGTCTGCAGAAGTTACATATGGTTCCCAAGGATTGCTTATCTTGCACAGTGAAAACAACAGACATTGCCTTTTAACCGGGTCTAATCATTTTGCGTATCCATTGTCTGTTACCAAAGTCACACTGAGCTTGCTTTTCGCTACACCAAATTGGGAGGCCTGCCAGCATATTTGCCAGGATTTTGACTGCTGACAGCATAAGACCTGTGTATGTCTGTAGTAATCTTGTCTTGAGAGGTCCAGTATGTCCGTGCCTCGCAATAGAATCTCTTATCT is part of the Panicum hallii strain FIL2 chromosome 2, PHallii_v3.1, whole genome shotgun sequence genome and encodes:
- the LOC112883262 gene encoding BSD domain-containing protein 1-like — translated: MDFFKSILAEPDPDPTSPPPEQDPESAPAGSASSAPAAPAPAGGGGGGWGFGGLLKTLTSQSETVLETYRRDLAEFGTGLRRETEVLREAAARAARDLPSSAHALDGLADIVAQGKDALSQVAAAAAAPVSAHSDGGESEQSSAAGAHVRYSRFEAQLRALQADPATFTADPEDAEDFAAWSKGFSLDERKDDIEALCYDSDALEAMVDRLVPETVESEVFWARYFYRVHKLKQQEDARAKLVQRVIAQEEDEDLSWEVDDEDEEEEQQKEAAKEPVARQQEATKEVNHEVEAKENERMLEEPATLEGEHKNADEPQPVVLGSSLVVVDEEEKEGHSKSNVEESGDKKEAAKHETSDSSKDSDYSIVSRQRTMEEEDLEWDEIEDLGEHEEKKGSTHDPSPALKEELRKRLSVAEDDEDLSWDIEDDDDKS